In Citrus sinensis cultivar Valencia sweet orange chromosome 2, DVS_A1.0, whole genome shotgun sequence, a single genomic region encodes these proteins:
- the LOC127899730 gene encoding uncharacterized protein LOC127899730 isoform X7: protein MAGKASSEKKSMDILFVRADIAQNWKKLTPEERHQWMLFYFSSVVYDRPSIDRTMCPISVWNNDEIRRFLKWQKKLGGIKSNKVSMRDPDRLHKPEQAEPPGWNNANNDAFQLLMERFGSFVAQNKESFQTIERRLENIEKILGELTSKYHGGSSKQPVAPDPPSNVKSQNRTSPDGKRMSKTEGKMILVSDDDTVDRRVKASLRAFDVMLGCIGTTAHTSETPLDSFQFDRGHDLHLTPKPREEGENLAEPLDTKQEFQTSTSMSVPATRPARNRRPGRYQLSPYDKVSRGAKAKFKAGPFHVNNPLSLDQLKLIQYAFDKGGNGSEIVVSTDDQFISKHNFMSLLPNTALSGEILTMIAYHLTLYERAKRNDAPINWYLPTIYAQSALTVGADVDGFAQAASVGKPFMLDFQRCQKIYVPINDGAFHWFLFIVNVKEGYGEVWDPLPDGRSNRKREQQAERILHSLDSIFHSKLPPNVKPSTRFIWFPIRSGEGVPKQPNGFDCGIYVIKFMETPGLIPIKSYMHDSQDVRGRLAVQLIDSAFNEARAGLLAQANVTFAEHAAQARAIPSTLKANTYRIGAKAPGKSRKKNPKRLRS from the exons atggCAGGAAAAGCAAGcagtgaaaaaaaaagcatggaTATACTATTT GTTAGAGCTGATATTGCACAAAATTGGAAGAAACTAACCCCCGAGGAGAGGCATCAATGGATG TTGTTCTACTTTTCCTCCGTTGTATATGATCGACCTTCTATTGATAGAACAATGTGTCCTATCAGTGTATGGAATAATGATGAGATTCGACGATTCTTGAAATGGCAAAAAAAGCTTGGTGGCATCAAAAGCAATAAG gTTTCGATGCGTGACCCTGATCGGCTTCATAAGCCTGAACAAGCAGAACCTCCTGGGTGGAACAATGCGAATAATGATGCTTTTCAGTTACTAATGGAAAGGTTTGGGTCATTCGTCGCACAAAACAAAGAGTCGTTCCAAACCATTGAACGGAGATTGGAAAATATAGAGAAAATATTGGGAGAGTTGACATCAAAGTATCACGGAGGATCAAGCAAACAACCAGTTGCTCCCGATCCACCTTCAAATGTGAAAAGTCAAAATCGTACATCTCCGGATGGAAAAAGAATGTCAAAAACTGAAGGGAAAATGATTTTGGTCAGTGATGACGACACCGTGGATCGTAGAGTGAAAGCAAGTTTACGAGCCTTTGATGTTATGTTGGGCTGTATTGGGACTACTGCACATACTAGTGAAACTCCGCTCgattcatttcaatttgatAGAGGACATGATCTCCATTTAACGCCAAAACCTCGAGAGGAGGGAGAG AATTTAGCTGAACCACTTGACACTAAGCAAGAGTTCCAGACCTCCACTAGCATGAGCGTACCAGCAACACGACCAGCACGGAATAGAAGGCCGGGACGATACCAACTCTCTCCTTATGATAAAGTGTCTCGGGGAGCGAAGGCTAAGTTTAAAGCTGGTCCTTTCCATGTAAATAACCCCCTTTCTCTTGACCAATTGAAGCTCATTCAATATGCATTTGATAAAGGTGGTAACGGAAG CGAAATCGTTGTCTCTACTGATGATCAATTTATCTCCAAGCATAATTTCATGAGCCTTTTGCCTAACACGGCTCTGAGTGGAGAG ATTCTCACCATGATAGCATATCACCTCACACTATATGAACGGGCTAAACGCAATGATGCACCAATAAACTGGTATTTACCGACAATATATGCA CAATCAGCACTTACCGTTGGAGCCGACGTTGATGGTTTTGCACAAGCAGCAAGTGTCGGAAAACCTTTCATGCTAGACTTTCAAAGGTGCCAAAAG atttATGTTCCAATTAACGATGGTGCCTTTCATTGGTTCCTGTTCATCGTGAATGTGAAGGAAGGCTATGGTGAGGTTTGGGACCCTCTTCCTGATGGTCGAAGTAATCGAAAACGCGAGCAACAAGCTGAACGCATA TTACATTCTCTTGATtccatttttcattcaaaGTTACCTCCAAATGTCAAGCCATCAACGCGATTCATTTGGTTCCCTATTCGGTCTGGTGAGGGGGTTCCGAAACAACCAAACGGATTTGATTGTGGAATCTATGTCATCAAATTCATGGAGACTCCAGGGCTCATTCCTATCAAATCATATAtg CATGATTCCCAAGATGTTCGTGGAAGACTAGCAGTTCAACTTATCGACTCGGCCTTTAATGAAGCACGAGCTGGATTGCTTGCTCAAGCAAACGTCACATTTGCTGAGCATGCTGCCCAGGCAAGGGCCATACCGTCTACGCTGAAGGCAAACACATATAGAATAGGCGCGAAAGCTCCAGGGAAAAGTcggaaaaaaaatccaaaaagatTGCGGTCGTAA
- the LOC127899730 gene encoding uncharacterized protein LOC127899730 isoform X3, whose product MAGKASSEKKSMDILFVRADIAQNWKKLTPEERHQWMVSNMNEISSSNSSENSGTSKNIKESDEEKTDGGNLLSRCRVASFSDVVSSFSSDQQAAVNETGLGSLLDLKCGRLRQELCAALIQQCDVGRQSIILHGKEYNLSPTVFATIMGVRDGGTRVDLNDQAVDITDLRVVYSSGPRGIHIAEVKKRLMNTSTSDDEFKILFSLFALGTILCPTSAIYINPLYLRALKDTNSIRGKNWASWCFTFLWEGVQKFKENKVSSVSGCVLFLKLFYFSSVVYDRPSIDRTMCPISVWNNDEIRRFLKWQKKLGGIKSNKVSMRDPDRLHKPEQAEPPGWNNANNDAFQLLMERFGSFVAQNKESFQTIERRLENIEKILGELTSKYHGGSSKQPVAPDPPSNVKSQNRTSPDGKRMSKTEGKMILVSDDDTVDRRVKASLRAFDVMLGCIGTTAHTSETPLDSFQFDRGHDLHLTPKPREEGENLAEPLDTKQEFQTSTSMSVPATRPARNRRPGRYQLSPYDKVSRGAKAKFKAGPFHVNNPLSLDQLKLIQYAFDKGGNGSEIVVSTDDQFISKHNFMSLLPNTALSGEILTMIAYHLTLYERAKRNDAPINWYLPTIYAQSALTVGADVDGFAQAASVGKPFMLDFQRCQKIYVPINDGAFHWFLFIVNVKEGYGEVWDPLPDGRSNRKREQQAERILHSLDSIFHSKLPPNVKPSTRFIWFPIRSGEGVPKQPNGFDCGIYVIKFMETPGLIPIKSYMHDSQDVRGRLAVQLIDSAFNEARAGLLAQANVTFAEHAAQARAIPSTLKANTYRIGAKAPGKSRKKNPKRLRS is encoded by the exons atggCAGGAAAAGCAAGcagtgaaaaaaaaagcatggaTATACTATTT GTTAGAGCTGATATTGCACAAAATTGGAAGAAACTAACCCCCGAGGAGAGGCATCAATGGATGGTTAGTAATATGAATGAGATATCTAGCTCAAATAGTAGTGAAAATAGTGGTACgagtaaaaatattaaggaATCTGATGAGGAGAAGACTGATGGTGGCAACCTTCTATCTCGATGTCGTGTAGCCTCATTCTCCGATGTGGTTTCATCTTTTTCAAGTGACCAACAAGCAGCAGTGAATGAAACCGGCTTAGGAAGTCTACTTGACCTAAAATGTGGACGCTTAAGACAAGAGTTATGTGCAGCCCTAATTCAACAATGTGATGTAGGTAGGCAAAGTATAATTCTACATGGGAAAGAATACAATTTAAGCCCTACAGTGTTTGCAACTATAATGGGGGTTAGAGATGGAGGCACACGTGTGGACTTAAATGACCAAGCAGTTGATATAACTGATTTGCGTGTAGTGTATAGTAGTGGACCTAGAGGAATTCATATAGCGGAGGTGAAAAAAAGGCTAATGAATACTTCAACTTCTGATGATGAATTTAAGATACTTTTTAGTCTTTTTGCGTTGGGAACCATTTTATGTCCCACAAGTGCAATATACATTAATCCGTTGTATCTTCGTGCACTGAAAGATACAAATTCAATTAGAGGAAAAAATTGGGCTAGTTGGTGTTTTACCTTTTTATGGGAAGGTGTGCAAAAGTTTAAAGAGAATAAAGTTAGCTCTGTTAGCGGCTGTGTTCTTTTCTTAAAG TTGTTCTACTTTTCCTCCGTTGTATATGATCGACCTTCTATTGATAGAACAATGTGTCCTATCAGTGTATGGAATAATGATGAGATTCGACGATTCTTGAAATGGCAAAAAAAGCTTGGTGGCATCAAAAGCAATAAG gTTTCGATGCGTGACCCTGATCGGCTTCATAAGCCTGAACAAGCAGAACCTCCTGGGTGGAACAATGCGAATAATGATGCTTTTCAGTTACTAATGGAAAGGTTTGGGTCATTCGTCGCACAAAACAAAGAGTCGTTCCAAACCATTGAACGGAGATTGGAAAATATAGAGAAAATATTGGGAGAGTTGACATCAAAGTATCACGGAGGATCAAGCAAACAACCAGTTGCTCCCGATCCACCTTCAAATGTGAAAAGTCAAAATCGTACATCTCCGGATGGAAAAAGAATGTCAAAAACTGAAGGGAAAATGATTTTGGTCAGTGATGACGACACCGTGGATCGTAGAGTGAAAGCAAGTTTACGAGCCTTTGATGTTATGTTGGGCTGTATTGGGACTACTGCACATACTAGTGAAACTCCGCTCgattcatttcaatttgatAGAGGACATGATCTCCATTTAACGCCAAAACCTCGAGAGGAGGGAGAG AATTTAGCTGAACCACTTGACACTAAGCAAGAGTTCCAGACCTCCACTAGCATGAGCGTACCAGCAACACGACCAGCACGGAATAGAAGGCCGGGACGATACCAACTCTCTCCTTATGATAAAGTGTCTCGGGGAGCGAAGGCTAAGTTTAAAGCTGGTCCTTTCCATGTAAATAACCCCCTTTCTCTTGACCAATTGAAGCTCATTCAATATGCATTTGATAAAGGTGGTAACGGAAG CGAAATCGTTGTCTCTACTGATGATCAATTTATCTCCAAGCATAATTTCATGAGCCTTTTGCCTAACACGGCTCTGAGTGGAGAG ATTCTCACCATGATAGCATATCACCTCACACTATATGAACGGGCTAAACGCAATGATGCACCAATAAACTGGTATTTACCGACAATATATGCA CAATCAGCACTTACCGTTGGAGCCGACGTTGATGGTTTTGCACAAGCAGCAAGTGTCGGAAAACCTTTCATGCTAGACTTTCAAAGGTGCCAAAAG atttATGTTCCAATTAACGATGGTGCCTTTCATTGGTTCCTGTTCATCGTGAATGTGAAGGAAGGCTATGGTGAGGTTTGGGACCCTCTTCCTGATGGTCGAAGTAATCGAAAACGCGAGCAACAAGCTGAACGCATA TTACATTCTCTTGATtccatttttcattcaaaGTTACCTCCAAATGTCAAGCCATCAACGCGATTCATTTGGTTCCCTATTCGGTCTGGTGAGGGGGTTCCGAAACAACCAAACGGATTTGATTGTGGAATCTATGTCATCAAATTCATGGAGACTCCAGGGCTCATTCCTATCAAATCATATAtg CATGATTCCCAAGATGTTCGTGGAAGACTAGCAGTTCAACTTATCGACTCGGCCTTTAATGAAGCACGAGCTGGATTGCTTGCTCAAGCAAACGTCACATTTGCTGAGCATGCTGCCCAGGCAAGGGCCATACCGTCTACGCTGAAGGCAAACACATATAGAATAGGCGCGAAAGCTCCAGGGAAAAGTcggaaaaaaaatccaaaaagatTGCGGTCGTAA
- the LOC127899730 gene encoding uncharacterized protein LOC127899730 isoform X5: MDASFSDVVSSFSSDQQAAVNETGLGSLLDLKCGRLRQELCAALIQQCDVGRQSIILHGKEYNLSPTVFATIMGVRDGGTRVDLNDQAVDITDLRVVYSSGPRGIHIAEVKKRLMNTSTSDDEFKILFSLFALGTILCPTSAIYINPLYLRALKDTNSIRGKNWASWCFTFLWEGVQKFKENKVSSVSGCVLFLKLFYFSSVVYDRPSIDRTMCPISVWNNDEIRRFLKWQKKLGGIKSNKVSMRDPDRLHKPEQAEPPGWNNANNDAFQLLMERFGSFVAQNKESFQTIERRLENIEKILGELTSKYHGGSSKQPVAPDPPSNVKSQNRTSPDGKRMSKTEGKMILVSDDDTVDRRVKASLRAFDVMLGCIGTTAHTSETPLDSFQFDRGHDLHLTPKPREEGENLAEPLDTKQEFQTSTSMSVPATRPARNRRPGRYQLSPYDKVSRGAKAKFKAGPFHVNNPLSLDQLKLIQYAFDKGGNGSEIVVSTDDQFISKHNFMSLLPNTALSGEILTMIAYHLTLYERAKRNDAPINWYLPTIYAQSALTVGADVDGFAQAASVGKPFMLDFQRCQKIYVPINDGAFHWFLFIVNVKEGYGEVWDPLPDGRSNRKREQQAERILHSLDSIFHSKLPPNVKPSTRFIWFPIRSGEGVPKQPNGFDCGIYVIKFMETPGLIPIKSYMHDSQDVRGRLAVQLIDSAFNEARAGLLAQANVTFAEHAAQARAIPSTLKANTYRIGAKAPGKSRKKNPKRLRS, encoded by the exons ATGGATG CCTCATTCTCCGATGTGGTTTCATCTTTTTCAAGTGACCAACAAGCAGCAGTGAATGAAACCGGCTTAGGAAGTCTACTTGACCTAAAATGTGGACGCTTAAGACAAGAGTTATGTGCAGCCCTAATTCAACAATGTGATGTAGGTAGGCAAAGTATAATTCTACATGGGAAAGAATACAATTTAAGCCCTACAGTGTTTGCAACTATAATGGGGGTTAGAGATGGAGGCACACGTGTGGACTTAAATGACCAAGCAGTTGATATAACTGATTTGCGTGTAGTGTATAGTAGTGGACCTAGAGGAATTCATATAGCGGAGGTGAAAAAAAGGCTAATGAATACTTCAACTTCTGATGATGAATTTAAGATACTTTTTAGTCTTTTTGCGTTGGGAACCATTTTATGTCCCACAAGTGCAATATACATTAATCCGTTGTATCTTCGTGCACTGAAAGATACAAATTCAATTAGAGGAAAAAATTGGGCTAGTTGGTGTTTTACCTTTTTATGGGAAGGTGTGCAAAAGTTTAAAGAGAATAAAGTTAGCTCTGTTAGCGGCTGTGTTCTTTTCTTAAAG TTGTTCTACTTTTCCTCCGTTGTATATGATCGACCTTCTATTGATAGAACAATGTGTCCTATCAGTGTATGGAATAATGATGAGATTCGACGATTCTTGAAATGGCAAAAAAAGCTTGGTGGCATCAAAAGCAATAAG gTTTCGATGCGTGACCCTGATCGGCTTCATAAGCCTGAACAAGCAGAACCTCCTGGGTGGAACAATGCGAATAATGATGCTTTTCAGTTACTAATGGAAAGGTTTGGGTCATTCGTCGCACAAAACAAAGAGTCGTTCCAAACCATTGAACGGAGATTGGAAAATATAGAGAAAATATTGGGAGAGTTGACATCAAAGTATCACGGAGGATCAAGCAAACAACCAGTTGCTCCCGATCCACCTTCAAATGTGAAAAGTCAAAATCGTACATCTCCGGATGGAAAAAGAATGTCAAAAACTGAAGGGAAAATGATTTTGGTCAGTGATGACGACACCGTGGATCGTAGAGTGAAAGCAAGTTTACGAGCCTTTGATGTTATGTTGGGCTGTATTGGGACTACTGCACATACTAGTGAAACTCCGCTCgattcatttcaatttgatAGAGGACATGATCTCCATTTAACGCCAAAACCTCGAGAGGAGGGAGAG AATTTAGCTGAACCACTTGACACTAAGCAAGAGTTCCAGACCTCCACTAGCATGAGCGTACCAGCAACACGACCAGCACGGAATAGAAGGCCGGGACGATACCAACTCTCTCCTTATGATAAAGTGTCTCGGGGAGCGAAGGCTAAGTTTAAAGCTGGTCCTTTCCATGTAAATAACCCCCTTTCTCTTGACCAATTGAAGCTCATTCAATATGCATTTGATAAAGGTGGTAACGGAAG CGAAATCGTTGTCTCTACTGATGATCAATTTATCTCCAAGCATAATTTCATGAGCCTTTTGCCTAACACGGCTCTGAGTGGAGAG ATTCTCACCATGATAGCATATCACCTCACACTATATGAACGGGCTAAACGCAATGATGCACCAATAAACTGGTATTTACCGACAATATATGCA CAATCAGCACTTACCGTTGGAGCCGACGTTGATGGTTTTGCACAAGCAGCAAGTGTCGGAAAACCTTTCATGCTAGACTTTCAAAGGTGCCAAAAG atttATGTTCCAATTAACGATGGTGCCTTTCATTGGTTCCTGTTCATCGTGAATGTGAAGGAAGGCTATGGTGAGGTTTGGGACCCTCTTCCTGATGGTCGAAGTAATCGAAAACGCGAGCAACAAGCTGAACGCATA TTACATTCTCTTGATtccatttttcattcaaaGTTACCTCCAAATGTCAAGCCATCAACGCGATTCATTTGGTTCCCTATTCGGTCTGGTGAGGGGGTTCCGAAACAACCAAACGGATTTGATTGTGGAATCTATGTCATCAAATTCATGGAGACTCCAGGGCTCATTCCTATCAAATCATATAtg CATGATTCCCAAGATGTTCGTGGAAGACTAGCAGTTCAACTTATCGACTCGGCCTTTAATGAAGCACGAGCTGGATTGCTTGCTCAAGCAAACGTCACATTTGCTGAGCATGCTGCCCAGGCAAGGGCCATACCGTCTACGCTGAAGGCAAACACATATAGAATAGGCGCGAAAGCTCCAGGGAAAAGTcggaaaaaaaatccaaaaagatTGCGGTCGTAA